One stretch of Thermococcus sp. MAR1 DNA includes these proteins:
- the arcS gene encoding archaeosine synthase subunit alpha, with amino-acid sequence MEVIRHEGPGRLGLVRLGEYSFKTPALAGVDFTLSPFNSFFYPKEPGEYDFNLAPSIPLGFYTPGDVIEKALGRLWSVNYDGFNAFYLPALRRTSYLGEFFKIIERYSFDAVYLGNSKILVREYRYFVKIIRELRERFPNVMIIADLEPFFYPLAAYLGVDAFDTRSLKLYDFEGKGFTGYSPFIWSEKPNSLDFARETILHVRKALKEGKLRYLVENFFSTQYHAGILRIADLEHHDYLEKYTPIQRETVYFISDASIRRPEVRRWHSRVAERFVPPKNTELVLLFPCSAKKPYSFSRSHTLYRKAVKEALGSGIARAHELILTSPFGVVPREWQWLAKYDIVVTGHWNEEEIKPAAELLAKTLEKYPKDVPIIAHLDEAYVEIAKMAAEMTGREIIFTRLENGTTSKESLRSLTETLGEFELEGTKEDRTYRYFEGIRKVFDFYFGVGAGEAVLPDGGKVKGSKMLRLFIDNQQTGTFKDGVISVTPYGMQRIYDALEAYWVKVDFELRGDVFAVGVDEADPAIRPDDIVGIVRDGKVTGVGKAVLAGEEMVRARKGVAVKVRKRA; translated from the coding sequence ATGGAAGTCATCAGGCATGAGGGGCCTGGAAGGCTGGGCCTCGTAAGGCTTGGGGAGTACTCGTTCAAGACCCCCGCACTGGCAGGGGTAGACTTTACACTCTCTCCCTTCAACTCCTTCTTCTACCCCAAGGAGCCCGGGGAGTACGACTTCAACCTGGCCCCATCCATACCCCTCGGCTTCTACACGCCGGGCGATGTGATAGAGAAGGCCCTCGGGAGGCTCTGGAGCGTAAACTACGACGGCTTCAACGCCTTCTACCTGCCGGCTTTGAGAAGGACCTCCTACCTGGGCGAGTTCTTCAAGATAATCGAGCGCTACAGCTTCGATGCCGTCTATCTGGGCAACTCAAAGATTCTGGTGAGGGAGTACCGCTACTTCGTGAAGATAATCAGGGAGCTGCGCGAGAGGTTCCCCAACGTTATGATAATCGCCGATCTGGAACCGTTCTTCTATCCGCTGGCCGCTTACCTCGGCGTCGATGCCTTCGACACCCGCTCGCTCAAGCTCTACGACTTCGAGGGTAAGGGGTTCACCGGGTATAGCCCCTTCATCTGGAGTGAAAAACCCAACTCCCTCGACTTCGCCAGGGAGACGATACTCCACGTGAGGAAAGCCTTGAAGGAAGGGAAGCTCCGCTACCTCGTTGAGAACTTCTTCAGCACCCAGTACCACGCGGGAATACTCCGCATAGCCGATTTGGAGCATCACGACTACCTCGAGAAATACACGCCGATCCAGAGGGAGACCGTTTACTTCATAAGCGACGCCTCGATTAGAAGGCCGGAAGTTAGGAGATGGCATTCAAGAGTTGCCGAGCGCTTCGTCCCACCGAAGAACACCGAGCTGGTTCTCCTCTTCCCCTGCTCTGCCAAGAAGCCCTACTCCTTCTCCCGCTCCCACACCCTCTACCGGAAGGCGGTTAAGGAGGCCCTTGGCTCAGGAATAGCCAGAGCCCACGAGCTGATTCTGACTTCGCCCTTCGGTGTCGTTCCACGGGAGTGGCAGTGGTTAGCAAAGTACGACATAGTCGTCACCGGCCACTGGAACGAGGAGGAGATTAAACCGGCGGCCGAGCTTCTGGCGAAAACCCTTGAAAAGTACCCGAAGGACGTTCCGATAATAGCGCACCTGGATGAAGCCTACGTGGAGATAGCCAAGATGGCCGCTGAAATGACAGGCAGGGAGATAATCTTCACCCGCCTTGAGAACGGGACCACGAGCAAGGAGAGTCTCAGGTCACTAACTGAAACCCTCGGGGAGTTCGAGCTTGAGGGAACCAAGGAAGACAGGACGTACCGCTACTTCGAGGGCATAAGGAAGGTCTTCGACTTCTACTTCGGCGTTGGTGCCGGAGAGGCGGTTCTGCCGGACGGCGGGAAGGTCAAGGGCTCCAAGATGCTCCGCCTCTTCATTGACAACCAGCAGACCGGAACCTTCAAGGACGGCGTGATAAGCGTCACACCCTATGGAATGCAGAGGATATACGATGCCCTCGAGGCCTACTGGGTGAAGGTGGACTTCGAGCTCCGCGGTGACGTCTTCGCGGTCGGCGTTGACGAGGCCGATCCGGCAATAAGGCCGGACGACATAGTGGGCATAGTGAGGGACGGAAAGGTAACGGGCGTCGGGAAGGCGGTTTTGGCTGGAGAGGAGATGGTTAGAGCCAGGAAGGGTGTTGCGGTTAAGGTCAGGAAGAGGGCGTAA
- a CDS encoding coiled-coil protein: protein MQAKVDPEEIKRIKREIEALEKERNEIRAKLEELDKELQIWIQKRDEKNNEVKALRQKGREYKAKRDEINQQIQELKKNREEINAKLDLLYQEILEYRTKRDEYNQLRRLKMPPEKIQERIEKLEWELQTNPNITPEREKQIVDQIQVLATELEILQQAQRFHTKLQETRKKVDQLKKARRAISMEIQKLANQSQQFHEQMIKAFNQADEVKKEADEYHAKVVELREKIKEVRKELREIEKKIREYDERHKELIAYRLVARMRSKKDASFEKAVEALEKFKKGEKLTLDELLLLQRYNLV from the coding sequence ATGCAAGCGAAAGTGGACCCAGAGGAAATTAAGAGGATCAAGAGGGAGATAGAGGCCCTTGAAAAGGAGAGAAACGAGATAAGGGCCAAACTGGAGGAGCTTGATAAGGAGCTTCAAATCTGGATTCAGAAGAGAGATGAAAAGAACAACGAGGTCAAAGCGCTTCGCCAGAAGGGGCGCGAGTACAAAGCCAAAAGGGATGAAATCAACCAGCAGATACAGGAGCTCAAGAAAAACCGCGAGGAAATAAACGCGAAGCTTGACCTACTCTACCAGGAGATACTCGAATACAGGACGAAGAGGGACGAGTACAACCAGCTTCGCAGACTTAAGATGCCGCCCGAGAAGATACAGGAGCGCATAGAGAAGCTGGAGTGGGAGCTCCAGACCAACCCGAACATAACTCCTGAGAGGGAGAAGCAGATAGTTGACCAGATTCAGGTTCTTGCTACCGAACTCGAGATACTTCAGCAGGCCCAGAGGTTCCACACCAAGCTCCAGGAGACCCGGAAGAAGGTGGACCAGCTCAAGAAGGCCAGGAGGGCAATAAGCATGGAGATACAGAAGTTAGCAAACCAGAGCCAGCAGTTCCACGAGCAGATGATAAAGGCCTTCAACCAGGCGGACGAGGTCAAGAAGGAGGCCGACGAGTACCATGCCAAGGTCGTCGAGCTCCGCGAGAAGATCAAGGAGGTCAGGAAGGAGCTCCGCGAGATCGAGAAGAAGATAAGGGAGTACGACGAGAGGCACAAGGAGCTCATAGCCTACAGGCTCGTCGCAAGGATGCGCTCCAAGAAGGACGCCAGCTTCGAGAAGGCCGTCGAGGCCCTTGAGAAGTTCAAGAAGGGTGAAAAGCTCACCCTCGACGAACTGCTCCTCCTCCAGAGGTACAACCTCGTCTGA
- a CDS encoding ATP-dependent Clp protease proteolytic subunit has translation MSEAATGFFGSLLWWLFFMYILLWPQMQYRSLQLARAKLLKRLSEKRKSTVITMIHRQESIGLFGIPFYKFISVEDSEEVLRAIRSAPKDKPIDLIIHTPGGLVLAATQIAKALHDHPAETRVIVPHYAMSGGTLIALAADKIIMDPHAVLGPVDPQLGQYPGPSIVRAVERKGVDKVDDQTLILADVAEKAIKQVRDFVYSILKDRYGDEKARELAQILTEGRWTHDYPITYDHAKDLGLHVSTDVPEEVYALMELYKQPMKQRGTVEFMPYTQKGESS, from the coding sequence ATGAGCGAGGCCGCCACCGGATTCTTCGGTTCGCTGCTGTGGTGGTTGTTCTTCATGTACATCTTGCTGTGGCCTCAGATGCAGTACAGGAGCCTGCAACTGGCTAGAGCCAAGCTCCTCAAAAGACTCTCGGAAAAGCGAAAATCAACGGTAATAACAATGATTCACAGGCAAGAAAGCATAGGACTCTTCGGAATACCCTTCTACAAGTTCATAAGCGTCGAGGACAGTGAGGAAGTCCTGAGAGCCATCCGTTCCGCCCCTAAGGATAAGCCGATTGATTTGATAATCCACACGCCTGGGGGGCTTGTTTTAGCGGCCACGCAGATAGCGAAGGCCCTCCATGATCACCCGGCCGAAACGCGCGTTATAGTCCCCCACTACGCCATGAGCGGCGGAACGCTGATAGCCCTCGCCGCCGACAAGATAATAATGGATCCCCACGCGGTCCTCGGCCCCGTTGACCCGCAGCTTGGCCAGTACCCCGGACCAAGCATCGTCAGAGCGGTCGAGAGGAAGGGCGTTGACAAGGTGGACGACCAGACGCTAATCCTAGCGGACGTGGCTGAGAAGGCCATCAAACAGGTTCGCGACTTCGTTTACAGTATCCTGAAGGATCGCTATGGAGACGAGAAGGCCAGGGAGCTGGCTCAGATACTAACAGAGGGTCGGTGGACCCACGACTACCCGATAACCTACGACCATGCAAAAGATCTCGGTCTCCACGTGAGCACAGATGTTCCCGAGGAGGTCTATGCCTTAATGGAGCTCTACAAGCAGCCGATGAAGCAGAGGGGCACCGTCGAGTTCATGCCGTACACCCAGAAGGGCGAGAGTTCCTGA
- the arcC gene encoding carbamate kinase, with product MKRVVIALGGNAILQRGQRGTYEEQMANVMKTAKQIVDIILDGDYEVVITHGNGPQVGALLLHMDAGQATHGIPAQPMDVAGAMTQGQIGYMIQQAIRNELKRRGVDKPVATIVTQTIVDKDDPAFQHPSKPVGPFYDEETAKKLAKEKGWVVIEDSGRGWRRVVPSPDPKGHVEAPVIVDLVEKGFIVIASGGGGVPVIEEDGQLKGVEAVIDKDLAGERLAEEVNADIFMILTDVNGAAINFGKPNEKWLERVTVEELKKYYEEGHFKKGSMGPKVLAAMRFVEWGGERAVIAHLEKAVEALEGKTGTQVIKG from the coding sequence ATGAAGAGGGTTGTTATAGCCTTGGGCGGTAACGCTATTCTCCAGCGAGGCCAGAGGGGAACCTACGAGGAGCAGATGGCCAACGTCATGAAGACGGCCAAGCAGATAGTGGATATAATACTTGACGGTGACTACGAGGTTGTAATCACCCACGGTAACGGTCCCCAGGTCGGTGCTTTACTCCTCCACATGGACGCCGGTCAGGCTACTCACGGCATTCCTGCCCAGCCGATGGATGTGGCTGGAGCAATGACCCAGGGCCAGATAGGGTACATGATACAGCAGGCGATAAGGAACGAGCTGAAGAGGCGGGGGGTAGACAAGCCCGTGGCGACGATAGTAACCCAGACCATCGTTGACAAGGACGATCCAGCATTCCAGCACCCGAGCAAGCCGGTTGGGCCCTTCTACGACGAGGAGACGGCCAAAAAGCTCGCGAAGGAAAAGGGCTGGGTCGTCATAGAGGACTCCGGCAGGGGCTGGAGAAGAGTAGTGCCGAGCCCCGATCCAAAGGGCCACGTTGAGGCTCCGGTGATAGTTGACCTGGTGGAGAAGGGCTTCATCGTTATAGCCAGCGGGGGCGGTGGGGTTCCCGTCATCGAGGAGGACGGCCAGCTCAAGGGCGTCGAGGCGGTTATAGACAAGGACTTGGCAGGAGAAAGACTGGCGGAAGAGGTAAACGCTGATATCTTCATGATTCTGACCGATGTGAATGGTGCCGCTATAAACTTCGGCAAACCCAACGAGAAGTGGCTCGAGAGGGTCACCGTCGAGGAGCTGAAGAAGTACTATGAGGAAGGGCACTTCAAAAAGGGGAGCATGGGGCCGAAGGTTCTAGCTGCCATGCGCTTCGTCGAGTGGGGCGGGGAAAGGGCGGTTATAGCCCACCTCGAGAAGGCCGTCGAGGCCCTTGAGGGAAAGACCGGAACCCAGGTCATAAAGGGCTGA
- a CDS encoding ABC transporter substrate-binding protein: MRRAAAVTVVILLLTALPTMHADRSDPFKLLGLEYYRDWGSVGEISNLTMHGLIEFARNNVSDESQYRDVMRLIAALQAYESTRIALIDAGRFYIAGSRVESPFYSPYRGFDVRWTPMTAKTADGLLRAAFMVYTCGVHRPFNPVAGLDHYPAQFLSRAFDRGTYLFNGTYVPYRCTWEISKKSGTVPSGVVLYNQTLGWVSVNGSEDYSVSITYRCGLGQWQNGAWMTGEDIKNYIAFLYTWAYEDFQGDPYYEPKLELAENLSNIVGFSFNGNSYTVYLRAREPLVDDLLASKYLFYPQLPWELYWAMGELVANEERYGIYGTNYVFIPEELSSWGYPEDDYPVDLFDNKSLEDLDRVIVKLMTGKGPDIPGIDWGKAFVRLILDRTFHSIYGHFLIGNGPYVFVEAAPEKISYRMERFKGWRDVVGEILPTEGSAKTIYCVGTSYADRLIEKVAAGEYDVFLKGYSTDYYQKLQEYAKEGKIKLYRASDGVYGAVLNPYGENGLPVITDEYGKPHFNPFAIREVRLALNYLINRSELASGIPGALPAFDRLGPFHPGEGIVENLYGAFNLTQGGNSDYGMALFEEGMEKAKLMLNGTNHTLERINGTWYFDGRKVEIILAVEERNPRYREPHTLEVGNYLRRVLQRLGFEVRLEYWDVYHMYGWISKDEGAWHVYVMRSWPPSSHWTARPQFVPWGFIDVPSEVTVGELLRHLSEE; the protein is encoded by the coding sequence ATGAGGAGGGCGGCCGCTGTTACAGTCGTTATACTCCTTCTGACGGCTCTTCCCACGATGCATGCGGACAGGAGTGACCCCTTCAAGCTCCTCGGCCTTGAGTACTACCGTGACTGGGGCTCCGTTGGGGAGATTTCGAACCTCACGATGCACGGTCTCATAGAGTTCGCCAGGAACAACGTGAGCGACGAGTCTCAGTACCGGGACGTGATGAGACTCATAGCGGCCCTACAGGCCTACGAAAGCACGAGGATAGCGCTCATCGATGCAGGAAGGTTTTACATAGCCGGCAGTCGTGTGGAAAGCCCCTTCTACAGTCCTTACAGGGGCTTCGACGTCAGATGGACTCCGATGACTGCCAAAACAGCTGACGGGCTTTTAAGGGCTGCGTTCATGGTATACACCTGCGGCGTCCATAGGCCCTTCAACCCAGTAGCGGGTCTCGACCATTATCCTGCGCAGTTTCTCAGCAGGGCATTCGACAGGGGTACCTATCTATTCAACGGCACGTACGTCCCGTACAGGTGCACCTGGGAGATAAGCAAAAAATCCGGAACCGTTCCATCGGGGGTGGTTCTCTACAACCAGACTTTGGGATGGGTGAGTGTTAATGGAAGCGAGGATTACAGCGTCTCGATAACCTACCGCTGTGGCCTCGGCCAGTGGCAGAACGGGGCGTGGATGACTGGAGAGGACATCAAGAACTACATTGCGTTCCTCTACACCTGGGCCTACGAAGACTTCCAGGGCGACCCCTACTACGAACCGAAGCTGGAACTCGCGGAGAACCTGTCAAACATCGTGGGATTTTCCTTCAATGGGAACTCGTACACGGTCTATCTGAGGGCAAGGGAGCCACTGGTGGACGATCTCCTAGCCAGTAAATACCTGTTCTACCCGCAGCTCCCATGGGAGCTCTACTGGGCCATGGGTGAGCTGGTGGCGAATGAGGAACGCTATGGGATATACGGCACCAACTACGTTTTCATCCCTGAGGAGCTCTCAAGCTGGGGCTATCCAGAGGACGATTATCCGGTAGACCTCTTCGACAACAAGTCTCTGGAGGACCTCGATAGAGTCATCGTTAAGCTGATGACAGGAAAAGGGCCGGATATCCCCGGGATAGACTGGGGAAAGGCCTTCGTCAGGCTCATCCTCGACAGAACCTTCCACAGCATCTACGGCCACTTCCTCATCGGGAACGGTCCCTACGTCTTCGTCGAGGCGGCGCCGGAGAAGATCTCCTACAGGATGGAGCGCTTCAAGGGATGGCGGGACGTTGTTGGAGAGATCCTGCCCACGGAGGGGAGCGCCAAGACGATATACTGCGTGGGAACATCTTACGCGGACAGACTCATAGAGAAAGTTGCCGCCGGTGAATACGACGTCTTCTTGAAGGGTTACTCGACCGATTACTACCAGAAACTGCAGGAGTACGCCAAGGAGGGAAAGATCAAACTCTACCGTGCCTCCGATGGTGTGTACGGTGCAGTTTTGAATCCCTACGGGGAGAACGGTCTTCCAGTGATAACGGACGAGTATGGAAAGCCCCACTTCAACCCGTTCGCCATCAGGGAGGTGAGGCTCGCCCTCAACTACCTCATCAACAGGAGCGAGCTCGCTTCGGGGATTCCCGGGGCACTTCCGGCATTCGACAGGCTTGGCCCGTTTCATCCGGGGGAAGGCATCGTGGAGAACCTCTACGGGGCCTTCAACCTAACTCAGGGAGGGAACTCCGACTACGGCATGGCCCTTTTTGAGGAGGGAATGGAGAAGGCGAAACTCATGCTCAACGGCACGAACCACACCCTTGAGAGAATCAACGGAACCTGGTACTTCGACGGAAGGAAGGTCGAGATAATCCTCGCTGTGGAGGAAAGGAATCCCCGCTACCGGGAGCCCCACACTCTAGAGGTTGGGAACTATCTCAGGAGGGTCCTCCAGAGGCTGGGCTTTGAGGTTCGTCTGGAGTACTGGGACGTTTACCACATGTACGGATGGATATCAAAGGACGAAGGTGCCTGGCACGTCTACGTCATGCGCTCCTGGCCACCGTCTTCACACTGGACGGCGAGGCCTCAATTCGTTCCGTGGGGTTTCATTGACGTGCCCTCGGAGGTGACCGTGGGGGAGCTGCTCCGCCACCTCTCGGAGGAATGA
- a CDS encoding NAD(P)/FAD-dependent oxidoreductase: protein MQSIVIGSGIGGLLTASFLAKNGYQVTVLEKAPYTGGRFTNLDYKGFGLSTGAFHMLPHGEDGPLAHLLKLLNANVQIVNSNPKGMIFYNGRTFHYRDGWKYLSFTEKARATKLLLDIKRNKLPKGEEAETSGREWIRERIGDNEFVDLFIKSFLGWADSVLEVPAGELAREIKAALRWGGPGLVKGGCRAITGELARITESKGGKILTRKRAVEVDPEAKRVITADGEEFAYDVLISNIGIKETVELIGRENFEKNYLKRVDSLKPSEGIKYNVALKGGPRIGNTVVFTLDTERINGYNEPSSLSPELAKEGYTLVMLHHALQGRNVKAEQRKGIEDIYRIFPNLDSEGELLLVQTYLDGNPVNRVASGQTVEDFPVEDVYIVGDAYKPPGGIEVEGIALGVMKTLERLGLGNFSEWYL, encoded by the coding sequence ATGCAAAGTATTGTAATAGGCTCCGGAATCGGCGGCCTTCTGACGGCCTCGTTCCTGGCCAAAAACGGCTACCAAGTTACCGTCCTTGAAAAAGCCCCCTACACTGGCGGTCGCTTCACCAACCTTGACTACAAAGGCTTCGGCCTCTCTACTGGAGCGTTCCACATGCTTCCCCACGGTGAGGACGGACCTCTGGCTCACCTCCTTAAGCTCCTCAACGCAAACGTTCAAATCGTCAATTCAAATCCAAAGGGCATGATTTTCTACAACGGGAGAACCTTCCACTATCGCGATGGCTGGAAGTACCTGAGCTTTACCGAGAAGGCAAGGGCTACAAAGCTCCTGCTCGACATCAAGAGGAACAAACTGCCGAAGGGAGAAGAGGCCGAGACGAGCGGGAGAGAATGGATAAGGGAAAGGATAGGCGACAACGAGTTCGTTGACCTCTTCATCAAGAGCTTCCTCGGCTGGGCCGACAGCGTCCTAGAAGTTCCTGCTGGTGAGCTGGCGAGGGAGATAAAGGCTGCCCTGAGGTGGGGCGGGCCCGGACTGGTCAAGGGCGGGTGTAGGGCGATAACCGGGGAGCTGGCAAGGATAACTGAATCCAAAGGCGGAAAAATCCTCACTAGGAAAAGGGCCGTCGAAGTTGACCCCGAGGCGAAGAGGGTCATCACGGCAGACGGTGAGGAGTTCGCCTACGATGTTCTCATCTCCAACATCGGAATAAAAGAAACCGTTGAGCTTATCGGAAGGGAGAACTTCGAGAAAAATTACCTCAAGCGCGTTGATTCCCTCAAGCCGAGCGAGGGGATAAAGTACAACGTGGCACTGAAGGGTGGGCCAAGGATAGGGAACACCGTCGTCTTCACCCTCGACACCGAGAGGATAAATGGTTACAACGAGCCTTCAAGCCTTTCTCCCGAGCTGGCCAAGGAAGGTTATACCCTGGTAATGCTCCACCACGCTTTGCAGGGCAGGAACGTCAAGGCAGAACAGAGAAAGGGCATCGAAGACATCTACAGAATCTTCCCGAACCTCGATAGCGAGGGAGAACTCCTGCTGGTACAGACCTACCTCGATGGGAATCCCGTTAACAGGGTCGCCAGCGGCCAGACCGTTGAGGACTTCCCAGTGGAGGACGTTTACATCGTAGGCGATGCATACAAGCCGCCGGGGGGAATCGAGGTTGAGGGCATAGCCCTGGGGGTCATGAAAACCCTTGAGAGGCTCGGCCTCGGTAACTTTTCAGAGTGGTACCTCTGA
- the gor gene encoding glyceraldehyde-3-phosphate:ferredoxin oxidoreductase produces the protein MRFTVLRINLNEGKVESEELERDGIYGVIDYGIEVHESLETHSLEPYDPQNIMVMGMGPFSGSTLPGAHRLMFFFRSPLYGTLFPSAMGGAAYAFKNVGVDFVTFEGKAEKPVVVLLYNDGESVRVELHEIELEKVVEIWRGYKDEEGVYALTQYLIDTFGDKFDFEYRIAVVGPAALNTNYGAIFSQALRKGERLVGSEDWAARGGSGSVLLRAHNVVGIIFGGKPRKRAFPGEDIGNFRTSKGIVEGVHKKPYNEIISEKTTKYRFNPKLNTGGTFGGNYPAEGDFVPILNWQMPYIKKEERIKIHENIMKHYWEPFNEEAIKPKNWTTCGEPCPVVCKKHRRGHHVEYEPYEANGPLSGSISLRASDISVHAADAMGFDAIEFGGTAAWVLELIHRGLLKPEEVGISGKPEFTKEALLERPVEASEINAKLVAELAHRVAFAENEIARIIGLGKRKASVIFDERFKDRLSYGESFKDYGVFVPLGENGEMTPTMYWAIGNYIPLPIQGRYWTFYQFGVFLEPEELASKIIASALWEFWYDNVGWCRFHRGWMKPVLKALFMDAYGENVDMEEHARKQIKRLIEYARKAGYTPVFWDSMRVIDLVSAGSEEFGNERWAEKFRLDKVGTAKEYLERVLEAYSEILGVEWRF, from the coding sequence ATGAGGTTCACGGTTCTCAGGATCAACCTGAACGAAGGAAAGGTCGAAAGCGAGGAGCTGGAGAGGGATGGAATATACGGGGTTATAGACTACGGAATAGAAGTTCACGAGAGCCTGGAAACCCACAGCCTTGAACCATACGACCCCCAGAACATCATGGTAATGGGAATGGGGCCCTTCTCAGGCTCGACCCTGCCCGGGGCGCACAGGCTCATGTTCTTCTTCCGCTCACCGCTATACGGAACGCTCTTTCCATCGGCAATGGGCGGAGCCGCCTACGCCTTCAAGAACGTTGGCGTGGATTTCGTTACCTTTGAGGGTAAGGCCGAGAAACCCGTCGTTGTTCTGCTCTACAACGATGGAGAGAGCGTGAGGGTTGAACTCCACGAGATCGAGCTTGAGAAGGTCGTTGAAATCTGGAGGGGCTACAAGGATGAGGAAGGAGTCTATGCCCTCACTCAGTACCTCATCGATACCTTTGGAGATAAGTTCGACTTCGAATACCGCATAGCCGTTGTAGGGCCCGCCGCTCTAAACACCAACTACGGGGCGATATTCTCCCAGGCTCTGCGGAAGGGGGAACGGCTTGTAGGCAGCGAGGACTGGGCCGCGAGGGGTGGTTCGGGAAGCGTTTTGCTTAGAGCCCACAACGTCGTCGGAATAATCTTCGGCGGGAAGCCGAGGAAGAGAGCCTTCCCGGGAGAGGACATCGGCAACTTCAGAACTTCCAAGGGCATCGTCGAGGGCGTGCACAAGAAGCCCTACAACGAGATTATAAGCGAGAAGACCACCAAGTACCGCTTCAACCCCAAGCTCAACACTGGCGGAACCTTCGGCGGTAACTACCCTGCCGAGGGCGACTTCGTTCCGATACTGAACTGGCAGATGCCGTACATCAAAAAGGAAGAGCGCATAAAAATCCACGAGAACATAATGAAGCACTACTGGGAGCCCTTCAACGAAGAAGCCATAAAGCCCAAGAACTGGACGACGTGTGGCGAGCCCTGTCCGGTCGTGTGTAAGAAGCACCGCAGGGGGCACCACGTCGAGTACGAGCCCTACGAGGCCAACGGGCCGCTGAGCGGAAGCATCTCTCTAAGGGCAAGCGACATAAGCGTCCACGCGGCAGATGCCATGGGATTTGACGCGATAGAGTTCGGCGGAACGGCCGCCTGGGTGTTGGAATTAATCCACCGCGGTCTGCTCAAGCCGGAGGAAGTGGGCATAAGCGGAAAGCCGGAGTTCACCAAAGAGGCCCTTCTTGAGAGGCCGGTCGAGGCGAGTGAAATCAACGCCAAGCTCGTCGCCGAGCTGGCCCACCGCGTTGCCTTCGCCGAGAACGAGATAGCGAGGATAATCGGCCTCGGAAAGAGGAAGGCGAGCGTCATCTTCGACGAGCGCTTCAAGGACAGGCTCAGCTATGGAGAGAGCTTCAAAGACTACGGCGTCTTCGTTCCGCTCGGCGAGAACGGAGAGATGACGCCGACGATGTACTGGGCGATAGGCAACTACATACCACTCCCGATTCAGGGAAGGTACTGGACCTTCTACCAGTTCGGCGTCTTTCTTGAGCCGGAGGAGCTGGCGAGCAAGATAATCGCGAGCGCCCTCTGGGAGTTCTGGTACGACAACGTCGGCTGGTGCAGATTTCATAGAGGCTGGATGAAGCCCGTCCTTAAGGCCCTCTTCATGGACGCCTACGGCGAGAACGTTGACATGGAGGAGCACGCCAGGAAGCAGATTAAGAGGCTGATAGAGTACGCCAGAAAGGCCGGCTACACCCCAGTCTTCTGGGACAGCATGCGCGTCATAGACCTCGTCTCAGCAGGAAGCGAGGAGTTCGGAAACGAGCGCTGGGCCGAAAAGTTCAGGCTCGACAAAGTAGGCACGGCAAAGGAATACCTTGAGAGGGTTCTGGAGGCTTACAGCGAGATTCTTGGGGTGGAGTGGAGGTTTTGA
- a CDS encoding DUF1667 domain-containing protein yields the protein MIYRFTCIVCPLGCSIEVEVENGKVKEVRGCTCPRGEEWAIGEVTNPKRVVMSVVPVEGGALPTVSVKTVEPVPKELIPELMEFLAELKLKAPVEVGETVAEWNGIKIVATRGA from the coding sequence ATGATTTACCGCTTCACCTGTATAGTGTGCCCGCTTGGCTGTTCGATTGAGGTGGAAGTGGAGAACGGAAAGGTCAAAGAGGTCAGAGGGTGCACATGCCCGCGCGGTGAGGAGTGGGCAATTGGGGAAGTTACGAACCCCAAGAGGGTCGTCATGAGCGTCGTGCCGGTTGAAGGCGGAGCGTTGCCGACGGTGAGCGTTAAAACCGTGGAGCCGGTGCCGAAGGAGCTGATTCCGGAGCTGATGGAATTCCTGGCGGAGTTGAAGCTCAAAGCCCCGGTTGAGGTTGGGGAAACAGTTGCCGAGTGGAACGGAATAAAAATAGTGGCCACGAGGGGGGCTTAG